Proteins from a single region of Punica granatum isolate Tunisia-2019 chromosome 8, ASM765513v2, whole genome shotgun sequence:
- the LOC116189393 gene encoding ATPase 11, plasma membrane-type: MGDKSEVLEAVLKEAVDLENIPIEEVLENLRCSREGLTTEAAEERLNIFGHNKLEEKKESKFLKFLGFMWNPLSWVMEAAAIMAIALANGGGKPPDWQDFVGIITLLLINSTISFIEENNAGNAAAALMARLAPKAKVLRDGRWNEQDAAILVPGDIISIKLGDIIPADARLLDGDPLKIDQSALTGESLPVTKGPGDGVYSGSTCKQGEIEAVVIATGVHTFFGKAAHLVDTTNQVGHFQKVLTAIGNFCICSIAVGMVIEIIVMYPIQDREYRPGIDNLLVLLIGGIPIAMPTVLSVTMAIGSHRLAQQGAITKRMTAIEEMAGMDVLCSDKTGTLTLNKLTVDKNLIEVFAKGVDPDTVVLMAARASRTENQDAIDAAIVGMLADPKEARAGIQEVHFLPFNPTDKRTALTYIDGQGKMHRVSKGAPEQILNLAHNKSEIERRVHAVIDKFAERGLRSLAVAYQEVPEGRKESPGGPWQFIGLMPLFDPPRHDSAETIRRALNLGVNVKMITGDQLAIGKETGRRLGMGTNMYPSSALLGQDKDESIAALPIDELIEKADGFAGVFPEHKYEIVKRLQARKHICGMTGDGVNDAPALKKADIGIAVADATDAARSASDIVLTEPGLSVIISAVLTSRAIFQRMKNYTIYAVSITIRIVLGFMLLALIWKFDFPPFMVLIIAILNDGTIMTISKDRVKPSPLPDSWKLAEIFTTGIVLGSYLAMMTVIFFWAAYKTDFFPRIFGVPTLEKTAHDDFRKLASAIYLQVSTISQALIFVTRSRGWSYVERPGLLLVAAFLIAQLVATLIAVYANWAFSAIEGIGWGWAGVIWLYNIIFYIPLDIIKFIIRYALSGRAWDLVIEQRIAFTRQKDFGKEQRELQWAHAQRTLHGLQPPDTKMFTERNRFTELNHIAEEAKRRAEIARLRELHTLKGHVESVVRLKGLDIETIQQAYTV, encoded by the exons ATGGGGGACAAGTCTGAAGTCTTGGAAGCAGTGCTGAAGGAAGCTGTGGATTTG GAAAACATACCCATCGAGGAAGTTTTGGAGAATCTGAGATGTAGCAGGGAGGGTCTGACAACTGAAGCTGCTGAGGAGAGGCTCAACATCTTTGGGCACAACAAGCTTGAGGAGAAGAAG GAGAGCAAATTCTTGAAGTTCTTGGGGTTTATGTGGAACCCTCTCTCATGGGTCATGGAGGCTGCTGCTATAATGGCCATTGCTCTAGCTAATGGAGGA GGAAAGCCCCCTGATTGGCAAGACTTTGTTGGTATTATCACGCTGCTTCTCATCAACTCCACCATTAGCTTTATTGAGGAAAACAATGCGGGTAATGCCGCAGCTGCTCTCATGGCCCGTCTCGctcctaaagccaag GTTCTTCGTGATGGGAGGTGGAATGAGCAAGATGCTGCTATTCTGGTTCCTGGTGATATAATAAGTATCAAACTTGGTGATATTATTCCCGCTGATGCTCGTCTTCTCGATGGAGATCCACTGAAAATTGACCAG TCTGCTCTTACTGGTGAGTCTCTCCCCGTTACCAAAGGCCCTGGAGATGGTGTTTACTCAGGTTCGACCTGTAAACAAGGAGAAATCGAAGCGGTTGTTATTGCCACTGGAGTCCATACTTTCTTTGGGAAGGCTGCGCACCTTGTTGATACCACCAACCAAGTGGGCCACTTCCAGAAG GTCTTGACAGCGATTGGGAACTTCTGCATATGTTCTATTGCTGTGGGAATGGTAATAGAGATTATAGTGATGTACCCGATCCAAGACAGGGAGTATCGTCCTGGAATTGATAACCTTCTTGTGCTGCTCATTGGAGGAATCCCGATTGCCATGCCCACGGTCTTGTCGGTCACGATGGCTATTGGCTCACACAGATTGGCTCAGCAG GGAGCTATCACAAAGAGAATGACTGCTATTGAAGAGATGGCAGGCATGGATGTTCTTTGCAGCGACAAGACTGGGACACTTACCCTGAATAAGCTGACTGTTGACAAGAATCTGATTGAG GTTTTCGCCAAAGGAGTGGACCCAGACACGGTGGTTCTAATGGCAGCCCGAGCATCGAGAACGGAAAACCAAGATGCCATTGATGCTGCTATAGTAGGGATGCTGGCTGATCCGAAGGAG GCTCGGGCAGGTATTCAAGAAGTTCACTTCCTTCCATTCAATCCTACTGATAAGAGAACTGCATTGACTTACATTGATGGTCAAGGGAAGATGCATAGAGTGAGCAAAggtgcacctgaacag ATCCTAAACCTTGCACACAACAAGTCCGAGATTGAGCGCAGAGTGCATGCTGTAATTGATAAATTTGCTGAGCGTGGGTTAAGATCTCTTGCTGTCGCATATCAG GAAGTTCCTGAAGGAAGGAAAGAAAGTCCTGGAGGTCCATGGCAGTTCATTGGCCTCATGCCCCTTTTTGACCCACCGAGGCATGACAGTGCAGAGACTATAAGGAGAGCTTTGAATCTCGGTGTGAACGTTAAAATGATTACTG GGGATCAACTGGCGATAGGAAAGGAAACTGGACGCAGATTGGGAATGGGAACCAACATGTATCCCTCTTCTGCTTTACTGGGACAGGACAAGGACGAGTCAATTGCTGCACTACCGATTGATGAGTTGATTGAGAAGGCAGATGGCTTTGCTGGCGTCTTCCCTG AGCACAAGTATGAGATCGTGAAACGGCTGCAAGCAAGGAAACACATATGTGGAATGACTGGAGATGGAGTTAACGATGCTCCCGCTCTTAAGAAGGCCGACATTGGAATTGCTGTAGCTGATGCAACTGATGCAGCTCGTAGTGCTTCTGATATTGTGCTAACAGAACCTGGCCTTAGTGTCATCATCAGTGCTGTTCTTACCAGTCGCGCGATTTTCCAGAGAATGAAGAATTACACT ATTTATGCTGTTTCCATCACGATCCGTATTGTG CTCGGTTTCATGTTGCTTGCCCTGATATGGAAGTTCGACTTCCCACCTTTTATGGTGCTGATCATAGCTATCCTTAATGACG GAACTATTATGACAATTTCAAAGGATCGGGTCAAACCGTCTCCTTTACCGGACAGCTGGAAGCTAGCAGAAATCTTTACCACTGGCATTGTTCTTGGGAGTTACCTAGCAATGATGACTGTCATATTCTTCTGGGCTGCGTACAAAACAGATTTCTTCCCA AGAATATTTGGAGTGCCCACTCTGGAGAAGACAGCTCATGATGACTTCAGAAAGCTTGCCTCTGCGATATACCTGCAAGTTAGTACGATTAGTCAGGCCCTTATTTTTGTGACTCGGTCTCGTGGTTGGTCTTATGTGGAGCGTCCTGGGTTGCTGCTCGTGGCGGCTTTTTTGATCGCTCAACTG GTTGCGACCCTTATCGCTGTTTATGCCAATTGGGCCTTCTCCGCAATTGAAGGAATTGGGTGGGGATGGGCTGGTGTCATATGGCTTTATAACATCATCTTCTACATTCCTCTCGATATCATAAAGTTCATCATCCGTTACGCCTTGAGTGGAAGGGCTTGGGATCTTGTTATCGAGCAAAGG ATTGCATTTACGAGACAAAAGGACTTCGGGAAGGAACAGCGTGAGCTTCAATGGGCGCATGCACAGAGGACTCTTCACGGGTTGCAGCCTCCCGACACGAAGATGTTCACTGAGCGAAACCGCTTCACAGAGCTCAATCACATTGCGGAAGAAGCTAAGAGGAGAGCTGAAATTGCCAG GTTGAGAGAGCTTCACACACTGAAAGGTCATGTGGAGTCAGTGGTGAGACTGAAGGGCTTGGATATTGAGACGATTCAGCAGGCTTACACCGTCTga